The DNA segment AATGGATTATCTTTTAATTTATTCTCCATTAGAAAGATAGTATCACTAATTTTTGTACCTTCTAAAATAGTCGAACTGCCAAGCCAGTAGCCAAAACCAATCAATACGATCAATAGTAAACTATATGAGAAAAATTTTCTCATTCCATCAAACCTTTCTTTATGTTCTCATTCACTTACTGCTTGTAGTATACCAAAAATGATTGAGTACACATATACGTTAAAAGGAAAACGATTGTGTTGTTTTCACATTGAAATTTGATTAACTTACTTTTCTATCTATCTAAGTTCCTCTATCAGCTGATCCATTGTTTTAAAAATAGATTTTCCTATCCACCAATCTATTTTTAAAATCCCAGTTTCACTGCCTGATACGATCATTGTTAATTCAACTTGTTCATTTTCTAAAGGGTGTATATGAAGGGTCAAACTTGCTACGCTGTCATTTCTGATAAAGTATCTTTCAAATACGGTTAGGTAACCTTTTCCATATTCAAAATCAAATCCATATGTAATCGATTGTTCATAATTATCAGCAGTTAAATTCTGTTTAAAATATTCTAAAATATTAGAACTATTTCCATTCAATATAATTTGTTTTTCTTTCATCTCGCCCACCCTTTAAATTTGTTTAGTTAGCTTTATTATGCTGAACATTCTACCTGTACACAAGATAAATGGTATACTTTTTAAAGAATATTTAAAACAACTAATTTATTAAGGAGGTTCATTCATTTGAAACGATACAAAACACTTTTATTTGATGTAGATGATACATTGCTTGATTTTAAAGCCGCTGAAAATTATGCTTTACAAAAATTATTTAACGAACATAATGTTGTCTTAACAGATGATATTAAGCACTTTTATCAAAAAATGAACCAAAAATTATGGTCTTCTTTTGAAAAAGGAGAAATTAAACGGGAAGAATTATTGCATACCCGTTTTTCAATTTTATTTAAAAAAGTTGGATTAACATTAAACGGGGTCCATTTGGATAACTTATACAGACAATATTTAGAAGAAAGTGCTGTACTGATTGATGGTGCGAAATTATTACTTCAAAAATTAGCCAAACAGTATGACCTTTATGTAGTAACAAACGGTGTTGCACGTACCCAGTTTATCCGTCTAAACAACTCAGAACTGACCACTTATTTCAAAGATATTTTTGTTTCTGAGGAAGTTGGCTATCAAAAACCTATGAAAGAATTTTTCAATCATGTTTTTGAAAAAATCCCTCACCATTCTGCGGATAAGACATTAATTATTGGAGATTCTTTAACTTCTGACATTCAAGGCGGAATCAATGCTGGAATCGATACATGTTGGTTTAATCCTAAAGGACCTATGAACGTAACACATAATCCAACTTATGAGATTCACCGACTACAAACCTTAGAAAATATGCTTTTAACACCTAATTCTACAAAGGAAACACCTACTACACATTCTGTATTAACTTTCTAGACAGTTAAAAAGGGTTTGAGAATTACTTCTCTACCCTTTTTTATTTTTTTTAAAAGAATGATACATTAATTTTTCAAAAAATCGACCTATACCATTTCTGAAACCATTGATTTAGCAGCATTTAAGAGCATTTTCATACTATAATTTAATTGCATTTTCTAGTAGTTAAGTGCTACACTAATTAATGTAAGAACTAAAATACTTATCTAATTTATACTCAAAAAGGAGATTTTTTATGTCATTAAAAGAGATCATTAACGACTCAACCCGTATTTTTGAAGGTAAAGAAGTTCCTGAAAAATATTTATTTGATGAATATGTAGGTCGTGCAAAGAGCGTTTATGGCGTTGCATTGCCTAAAACAAAAGCTGAAGTTATTGCGTTAGTTAAATTTGCTAATCAAGAAAATTTAGCTATTATTGCTCGTGGAGCAGGTACAGGATTATCTGGTGCAACTGCTCCAGTTCAAAATGAATTGATTATTGATTTACACCTAATGAACCAAATCATTGATTTAGATTTAGAAACATTGACCTTAACCGTTGAACCTGGTGTATTGCTTCATGAAATCCAGGAGTTCGTCGAAAGTAAAGGTTTCTTCTATCCACCTGATCCTGGCTCAAAAAATTCTTCCATTGGTGGGAATATTGCTACAAATGCTGGTGGCATGCGTGCTGTTAAGTATGGCGTAACAAGAGATTATGTTCGTCAATTAGATGTCGTTTTAGCAACTGGTGAAGAATTGACTTTAGGCAGCGTAAATATCAAAAATAGTTCTGGTTATGATTTAAAAGATTTATTTATTGGATCTGAAGGAACACTTGGGATTACTACTCAAATCAAGTTAAAGGTCATTCCATTACCTAAAGCTAGTTTATCCCTTATTGTTGCTTTTCCCACTCTTAAAGAGTCGACGGATGCGGTTTTATCAATTCTTCAAAATGGAGTTGATCCAACTGCTCTTGAATTTTTTGAAAGAGAAACAATCCACTTGAGTGAAAAAGAAAATGGGTTCCTTTTTCCTAGTCAACAAGGAGAATCGTATCTTTTAATGACATTAGATGGCGACAACATAGAAGCGATTATGAATCGTGTTCTACTGCTTGAAAAAAGTGTTCAGCCTCACAATGTTTTAGAGATCGTTATTCTAGACACACCTGAGCTAGAGAAAACGGCATGGGCATTACGTGATTCTTTGTTAACAGCAGTTGTAAATTATACTGAACAAGTAACAATGGATGAAACGGTTCCTATCAATCAACTTTCTGTACTTTACCAATATACAAAACAATTAGAAGCTGAAAGTGGGCTAAGCATGATTAGTTTTGGACATGCTGGGGATGGAAATCTTCACACTTGTGTTGCTCGTGGAACGATAGAAAGTCAAGAAGAGTGGGAAACGAAACGTGATGATGTGTTGACAAAAATGTATGCAAAAATTAAAGAACTTGGTGGACTGCCTTCTGCAGAACATGGTATCGGAATTATCAAAAAACCTTATCTTGCTAAAATGACTGATCCAAATTATTTAACTTACATGCGTAAAATCAAACAAGTTTTTGATCCAGACGGACGTTTGAATCCAACAAAAGTGATGTAAATCGTTAGTAGTATAAAAAATGTATCGGTCCATATATCTATAGACCATTAAGTTTGGTTTTAAAACAAAACAACCCAATTTCGTAATTTTACGAGGTTGGGTTGTTTTTTTATTCTATTCCTTTGAGTACTTAACAATTAGCTGTCTTGCAGCTTTCACTTCATCTAACCGTTTTACAAAAGTTGTATGCGGTGCTGTTAACACTAACTCTGGTGTTTCTTCAACT comes from the Carnobacterium sp. 17-4 genome and includes:
- a CDS encoding DUF6054 family protein, which produces MKEKQIILNGNSSNILEYFKQNLTADNYEQSITYGFDFEYGKGYLTVFERYFIRNDSVASLTLHIHPLENEQVELTMIVSGSETGILKIDWWIGKSIFKTMDQLIEELR
- a CDS encoding YjjG family noncanonical pyrimidine nucleotidase encodes the protein MKRYKTLLFDVDDTLLDFKAAENYALQKLFNEHNVVLTDDIKHFYQKMNQKLWSSFEKGEIKREELLHTRFSILFKKVGLTLNGVHLDNLYRQYLEESAVLIDGAKLLLQKLAKQYDLYVVTNGVARTQFIRLNNSELTTYFKDIFVSEEVGYQKPMKEFFNHVFEKIPHHSADKTLIIGDSLTSDIQGGINAGIDTCWFNPKGPMNVTHNPTYEIHRLQTLENMLLTPNSTKETPTTHSVLTF
- a CDS encoding FAD-binding oxidoreductase encodes the protein MSLKEIINDSTRIFEGKEVPEKYLFDEYVGRAKSVYGVALPKTKAEVIALVKFANQENLAIIARGAGTGLSGATAPVQNELIIDLHLMNQIIDLDLETLTLTVEPGVLLHEIQEFVESKGFFYPPDPGSKNSSIGGNIATNAGGMRAVKYGVTRDYVRQLDVVLATGEELTLGSVNIKNSSGYDLKDLFIGSEGTLGITTQIKLKVIPLPKASLSLIVAFPTLKESTDAVLSILQNGVDPTALEFFERETIHLSEKENGFLFPSQQGESYLLMTLDGDNIEAIMNRVLLLEKSVQPHNVLEIVILDTPELEKTAWALRDSLLTAVVNYTEQVTMDETVPINQLSVLYQYTKQLEAESGLSMISFGHAGDGNLHTCVARGTIESQEEWETKRDDVLTKMYAKIKELGGLPSAEHGIGIIKKPYLAKMTDPNYLTYMRKIKQVFDPDGRLNPTKVM